Proteins encoded in a region of the Flavobacteriales bacterium genome:
- the purB gene encoding adenylosuccinate lyase gives MSLSALTAISPIDGRYHSKANELSVFYSEAALIKYRLRVEVEYFISLCELPLPQLENFDSDLYSSLRDIYLKFDDEDAQKIKDIESITNHDVKAVEYFIKERFDELKISEYKEFIHFALTSQDINNTATPLLIKESVEDVYVPNYMELLDKLISLKNEWASIPLLARTHGQAASPTLLGKEIMVFIERLERQIGLLNMVPFSAKFGGATGNFNAHHIAYPEIDWVSFSNDFVDNNLGLDRSQVTTQIEHYDNLAALFDNLKRINTILIDLSRDVWTYISMNYFKQKIKEGEVGSSAMPHKVNPIDFENAEGNLGIANAIFEHLSSKLPVSRLQRDLTDSTVLRNVGVPMAHTLLGFKSILKGLNKLILNESAINADLDDNWAVVAEAIQTILRKEGYPKPYEALKELTRTNSVIEKDTLAVFIDGLAISDDLKDYLKDISPFNYTGIEKL, from the coding sequence ATGTCATTATCTGCTTTAACTGCAATTTCTCCAATAGATGGTCGATACCATTCAAAAGCCAATGAACTTAGTGTCTTTTACTCAGAAGCAGCACTAATAAAATACCGACTTAGAGTAGAAGTGGAATACTTTATTTCTCTTTGCGAATTACCTTTGCCACAACTTGAGAATTTTGATTCAGATTTATACAGTTCTTTGAGAGATATTTATCTAAAATTTGACGATGAAGACGCTCAGAAAATTAAGGATATCGAAAGCATTACAAATCATGACGTTAAGGCTGTAGAATATTTTATTAAAGAACGTTTTGACGAGCTTAAAATAAGTGAGTACAAAGAGTTTATTCATTTTGCATTGACCTCACAAGACATTAATAACACAGCTACACCTCTTCTTATTAAGGAATCTGTTGAAGATGTTTACGTTCCTAACTATATGGAATTATTAGATAAACTCATTAGTTTAAAAAATGAATGGGCATCTATTCCATTATTAGCGCGTACACACGGTCAAGCGGCATCCCCAACCTTACTGGGTAAAGAAATAATGGTATTTATCGAACGTCTTGAACGACAAATAGGCTTATTAAACATGGTGCCGTTCTCCGCGAAATTTGGAGGTGCAACAGGTAATTTTAATGCCCATCACATTGCTTACCCTGAAATCGATTGGGTTTCTTTTTCAAACGATTTTGTAGATAACAATCTTGGACTAGACCGTTCACAAGTTACTACTCAGATAGAACATTACGATAACCTCGCTGCTCTTTTCGATAATCTTAAGCGTATTAATACCATTCTCATTGATTTAAGTCGAGATGTGTGGACATATATTTCAATGAATTATTTCAAGCAAAAAATAAAAGAAGGCGAAGTAGGTTCATCGGCAATGCCTCATAAAGTAAACCCTATTGACTTTGAAAATGCTGAAGGGAACTTAGGAATAGCGAATGCTATATTTGAACATCTTTCCTCGAAACTTCCTGTTTCTAGACTTCAAAGAGATTTAACAGACTCCACCGTCCTAAGAAACGTTGGTGTACCTATGGCACATACATTATTAGGTTTTAAATCTATTCTAAAGGGGCTGAATAAATTGATTTTGAACGAATCTGCTATTAATGCTGATTTGGATGATAATTGGGCTGTAGTGGCTGAAGCTATTCAGACTATTCTGAGAAAAGAAGGTTATCCAAAACCTTATGAAGCACTTAAAGAATTAACTCGAACGAATAGCGTCATCGAGAAAGATACTTTAGCTGTATTTATTGATGGACTTGCCATTAGTGATGACCTCAAAGACTATTTAAAAGATATTTCTCCTTTTAACTATACTGGAATAGAAAAACTTTAA
- a CDS encoding MFS transporter — MFKKDNKATIWSWAFYDFANSAFTTLVVTFVYGTYFTKSIAPTEIEGTQWWSWAVSLTAIVVAVTSPFLGAIADEVGARKKIMAISTFICISATALLFFPLEGQVAYALLLFVIANISFEIGTVFCNAYLPDISSEKRMGKTSGLAWGLGYLGGLIALALSLVLLVQSEAPIFGFDVDSGEHIRATNLLVAVWFLIFSLPLIFGVKEAKKNKEISIKTVLKQAFEQLKNTFKKVKDHKTIYRFLLARLFYNDALVTIFAFGGIYASTTVGFSFEEIMMLGIVLNILAGLGAFIFGYFDDRIGSKKVVNWSIVFLALACVIAILSPELPGLFELIFGGSLIPQWFNSKNLFWLAAIFIGLFSGPNQSSSRSLMARITPKKNRNEFFGFYAFSGKATAFVGPLFFGMATSYFNTQQAGLFVVILLFSCGYLFLKKV; from the coding sequence ATGTTTAAAAAAGATAATAAAGCAACCATTTGGTCTTGGGCATTTTATGATTTTGCCAATTCGGCCTTCACTACTTTAGTGGTAACCTTTGTATATGGAACTTATTTTACAAAATCAATAGCACCAACAGAAATTGAAGGGACACAATGGTGGTCTTGGGCAGTGTCACTAACTGCTATTGTTGTGGCAGTTACATCGCCTTTTTTGGGAGCTATCGCCGATGAGGTAGGTGCTAGAAAAAAAATAATGGCAATTTCTACTTTCATCTGCATTTCTGCTACAGCCTTGCTCTTTTTTCCACTTGAAGGGCAAGTGGCATATGCTTTGCTATTATTTGTGATTGCTAATATTAGTTTTGAGATAGGTACAGTTTTTTGTAATGCATATTTGCCAGATATATCTTCAGAAAAAAGAATGGGAAAGACCTCCGGATTAGCTTGGGGTTTGGGCTATTTAGGTGGACTAATTGCTTTAGCGCTATCATTAGTACTATTGGTTCAGTCCGAAGCGCCAATTTTTGGTTTTGATGTTGACAGTGGTGAACATATTAGGGCAACGAACTTATTGGTTGCTGTATGGTTTCTTATCTTTAGTTTGCCTCTAATTTTTGGCGTCAAAGAGGCTAAAAAGAATAAAGAAATTTCAATAAAAACCGTTTTAAAACAAGCCTTTGAGCAATTAAAAAACACCTTCAAGAAAGTAAAAGACCATAAAACAATTTATCGTTTCCTCCTGGCGCGCTTATTCTATAATGATGCCTTAGTTACCATTTTTGCTTTTGGAGGAATATATGCCTCAACTACTGTTGGTTTCTCATTCGAAGAAATAATGATGCTAGGCATTGTTTTGAATATTTTAGCTGGACTTGGGGCTTTTATCTTCGGGTATTTCGATGATAGAATAGGAAGTAAAAAGGTCGTCAATTGGAGTATTGTATTTTTAGCATTGGCATGCGTCATAGCTATTTTATCACCTGAGCTACCTGGCTTATTTGAATTGATTTTTGGAGGTAGCCTTATCCCTCAATGGTTCAATTCTAAAAACTTATTTTGGTTAGCGGCAATTTTTATTGGTCTCTTTTCAGGACCAAATCAATCCTCTAGTCGTTCTTTGATGGCTCGAATTACCCCTAAAAAAAATAGAAATGAATTTTTTGGTTTTTATGCCTTTTCGGGTAAGGCCACTGCTTTTGTTGGACCATTATTTTTTGGCATGGCGACTTCATACTTCAACACTCAGCAAGCAGGATTATTTGTTGTGATACTGTTATTTAGTTGTGGATACCTTTTTTTGAAAAAAGTTTAA
- a CDS encoding YceI family protein, with protein sequence MRLILVCFLFSSQIFAQQYLSKEGVVSFYSEAPIENIEAVNKKATGVVDLRTGGFAFQILIEDFVFPNSLMQEHFNESYMESEKFPNSTFTGVIPDISSLDLSEEQTIDVKGNFLLHGINRQMNMTATISLKDDKLTIGSKFDIILDDFNIDIPKIMMYKIAEEINVNIEMNLQKLSND encoded by the coding sequence ATGCGTTTAATCTTAGTTTGTTTTCTTTTTTCATCACAGATTTTTGCTCAGCAATATTTAAGTAAAGAAGGTGTAGTTAGTTTTTATTCTGAAGCACCAATAGAAAACATTGAAGCTGTAAATAAAAAAGCAACTGGAGTTGTTGACTTAAGAACTGGCGGTTTTGCTTTTCAAATTTTGATTGAAGATTTCGTATTTCCCAACTCTCTTATGCAAGAACACTTTAACGAAAGTTATATGGAAAGCGAAAAATTCCCTAATTCGACATTTACTGGCGTTATCCCTGATATTTCAAGTCTTGATTTGTCTGAAGAACAAACCATTGATGTAAAAGGTAATTTTCTACTTCATGGCATTAACCGTCAAATGAATATGACGGCTACCATTTCGTTGAAAGATGACAAACTGACGATTGGTTCGAAATTTGATATTATATTGGATGATTTCAATATTGATATTCCAAAAATAATGATGTATAAAATTGCTGAGGAAATAAATGTTAACATAGAGATGAATCTTCAAAAACTCTCCAATGATTAG
- the lhgO gene encoding L-2-hydroxyglutarate oxidase, giving the protein MQSDIAIIGGGIVGLSCAFKIQQEYPHLNLLVLEKEDILAAHQTGRNSGVIHSGLYYKPGSFRAKNCVNGRKQLVEFAKEHSINHDVCGKVVVAVDNEELNRLDGIYERGKANGLLGVEKITKERLKEIEPHVEGVAALWVPESGIIDFVGVTNKLAERIKGINSNSQIITSCEVKSFDEDTIHTSKGRFEVNYKVFCAGLFSDRMAQKDNVDSDVRIVGFRGDYYDLSEKGKSKVKNLIYPVPNPEFPFLGVHFTRMVDGTIECGPNAVFTFKREGYGKTDFDFRDTFEALLYKGTWKLFFKHWRFGLKEYKRAFSKRLFLKELNRLIPSLTMDDIVEGRSGVRAMALGHDGDVFDDFKIECKGNSIHVLNAPSPAATACLSIGDEVLEIVKKNFSLT; this is encoded by the coding sequence ATGCAATCAGATATAGCTATTATTGGTGGTGGAATTGTAGGACTTTCCTGTGCCTTTAAAATTCAACAAGAATATCCTCATTTGAATCTATTGGTTTTAGAGAAAGAAGATATTTTAGCAGCTCATCAGACTGGGCGTAATTCTGGCGTAATTCATTCCGGATTATACTATAAACCTGGTTCTTTCAGGGCTAAAAATTGTGTAAACGGAAGAAAGCAATTGGTCGAATTTGCAAAAGAACACAGCATCAATCACGATGTTTGTGGCAAGGTTGTTGTTGCAGTTGATAATGAAGAGCTGAATAGGCTAGATGGAATATATGAAAGGGGTAAAGCTAACGGACTTCTTGGTGTAGAAAAAATCACAAAGGAAAGGCTAAAAGAAATTGAGCCACATGTAGAAGGTGTTGCAGCTTTATGGGTGCCCGAATCTGGAATAATTGATTTTGTAGGCGTAACCAATAAATTGGCTGAACGGATTAAAGGCATAAACTCAAATAGTCAAATCATTACTTCTTGTGAGGTAAAATCCTTTGATGAAGACACTATTCATACGTCAAAAGGACGATTTGAGGTTAATTATAAAGTGTTCTGTGCTGGATTATTTTCCGATAGAATGGCACAAAAAGATAATGTTGATTCGGATGTAAGAATTGTCGGTTTTAGAGGCGATTATTATGACCTTTCAGAAAAAGGAAAATCAAAAGTCAAAAATTTAATTTACCCCGTGCCAAACCCAGAATTTCCATTTTTAGGAGTTCATTTTACTAGAATGGTTGATGGCACGATTGAGTGTGGACCAAATGCGGTATTTACCTTTAAGCGAGAAGGCTATGGTAAAACGGACTTTGATTTCAGAGATACTTTTGAAGCCTTGTTGTACAAAGGCACTTGGAAATTGTTTTTCAAACATTGGAGGTTTGGACTAAAAGAATATAAAAGAGCATTTTCCAAGCGATTATTTTTGAAAGAATTAAATAGATTAATACCTTCGTTGACGATGGATGATATTGTAGAAGGACGAAGTGGGGTAAGAGCTATGGCATTAGGTCACGATGGAGATGTTTTTGATGATTTCAAAATTGAATGTAAAGGCAATAGTATTCATGTGTTGAATGCTCCCTCGCCAGCTGCAACAGCTTGTTTATCCATTGGTGATGAAGTGCTAGAAATAGTTAAAAAGAATTTTAGTTTAACTTAG
- a CDS encoding T9SS type A sorting domain-containing protein, giving the protein MQKLFTIAFLLFSFTTTFAQFSFSDDFESYALGNYIGEADTLWTTWSGTTGGTEDVQTTMANAYSGSQSIYFSSSSANGGPQDVVLPFGEVFDQGDFDFSSRFFVNGGAYFNFQAETTIGNTWAVDCNMNSDGTIVFSTGGGGTVFLSSTYPSEEWFKLDVKINLTLNKWEVFINDNSIGSFSNTVNEVASLDLFPLNGHSFYVDDVMVSHQPFNPIGINAILTDLSIPSYIQIPADVDIEGSILNYGADTITSMDIVWTDGTNSLTDNVSGISIPTLGTYDFTHADQLSMTTLDTANISVTIENINGGSDVDTSNNSIDFTIISVEFVTQRIPLFEHFTSNTCGPCASFNPGFQTLLDANNVNELSNAKVGAIKYQVNWPGSADQSFNADVASRVSYYNVQGVPSAHIDGISTSSSQDEIDEHAAAPSFIKIEGTAVATDGTDLDIELTVTSYVDYPNASIHIAVVEDEYNNTAGTNGESEFFQVLRKMLPDGDGTTADLSNGNSVTVNESAIFAVGNVTADSYRLWNGLGNCRVVAFVQDEDSKQVIDARIIEITGDLEVTPSWECVSNACVDPGTGEGEYSSLADCETQCVTTSISAWEDINVQLMPNPAMDNLSISINPSSQALNLSILSMTGQKVFEKNYGILDDEQLLTLDISDLSTGFYTLKVQLNDKTSILRFIKQ; this is encoded by the coding sequence GCATATAGCGGCTCACAATCTATTTATTTTTCTTCCTCTTCTGCAAATGGTGGCCCACAAGATGTGGTTTTGCCTTTCGGTGAAGTTTTTGACCAAGGAGATTTTGATTTTTCATCACGATTTTTCGTTAATGGTGGGGCATACTTTAACTTTCAAGCAGAAACAACAATTGGAAACACATGGGCTGTTGACTGTAATATGAATAGTGACGGAACTATTGTCTTTTCTACAGGAGGTGGCGGCACTGTTTTCTTGAGCTCTACCTACCCTTCAGAAGAATGGTTTAAGCTAGATGTGAAAATTAATCTAACACTAAACAAATGGGAAGTATTTATCAATGATAATTCAATTGGCTCATTCTCAAATACTGTTAATGAAGTAGCGTCTCTTGATTTATTCCCCCTGAATGGACATTCATTCTATGTAGATGATGTAATGGTTTCTCACCAACCATTTAATCCAATTGGTATCAATGCTATTTTAACAGATTTAAGCATACCTTCCTATATTCAGATTCCTGCAGATGTTGATATCGAAGGAAGCATACTAAACTATGGAGCTGATACTATTACTTCAATGGACATCGTTTGGACTGACGGCACAAATTCATTAACCGACAATGTTAGTGGAATATCAATTCCAACTCTTGGCACTTATGATTTTACACATGCTGACCAATTGTCAATGACAACTCTAGACACAGCAAATATTTCCGTTACTATTGAAAATATAAATGGTGGTTCTGATGTAGACACTTCAAATAATTCCATTGACTTTACCATAATCAGTGTTGAATTTGTAACGCAACGCATTCCATTATTTGAACACTTTACAAGTAATACTTGCGGTCCTTGCGCTAGCTTCAACCCTGGTTTCCAAACACTTCTTGACGCCAATAACGTTAATGAATTATCAAACGCTAAAGTCGGTGCTATTAAATATCAAGTGAATTGGCCAGGAAGTGCTGACCAATCGTTTAATGCCGACGTTGCTTCAAGAGTAAGTTATTACAACGTGCAAGGTGTGCCATCGGCACATATTGATGGTATATCAACATCTAGCTCTCAAGATGAAATAGACGAGCATGCAGCGGCACCATCTTTTATAAAAATAGAAGGAACAGCAGTTGCAACAGATGGAACAGATTTAGACATTGAGCTTACAGTAACCTCTTATGTAGACTATCCTAATGCCAGTATTCATATCGCTGTTGTAGAAGATGAGTATAACAATACTGCCGGAACAAATGGTGAAAGTGAATTTTTTCAAGTATTGAGGAAGATGCTTCCAGATGGTGATGGAACTACTGCTGATTTGAGTAATGGAAATAGCGTTACAGTCAATGAATCAGCAATTTTTGCAGTAGGAAATGTAACGGCAGACTCTTATAGGTTGTGGAATGGCTTAGGAAATTGTAGAGTCGTTGCCTTTGTACAAGATGAAGACAGCAAGCAAGTTATTGATGCTAGAATTATAGAAATCACTGGTGATTTAGAAGTAACACCTAGTTGGGAGTGTGTATCTAACGCTTGTGTTGACCCTGGAACTGGTGAAGGAGAATACTCTTCATTAGCTGACTGCGAAACTCAATGTGTTACTACTAGCATTTCTGCTTGGGAAGATATTAATGTTCAGTTAATGCCAAATCCGGCTATGGATAACTTATCTATTTCGATTAACCCTAGTTCTCAAGCACTTAATTTGAGCATCCTAAGTATGACAGGTCAAAAAGTTTTTGAAAAGAATTACGGTATTTTGGATGACGAACAGCTCTTAACTCTAGACATAAGCGACTTATCTACTGGTTTCTATACACTAAAAGTTCAGTTAAACGATAAAACATCTATTCTTAGGTTTATCAAACAATAA